The DNA sequence TATATGATTGATAACGATCCCATCAGGACCAAACCCGAGAACTTCACGGTCCCGCCTCCTTGGGTCCCTTTCTCCTCCACCGTGGCATTCCATTACTACGAGATCATGAGGATCGTTGACTCCGTCTCCGACAACGACTCCGGCACCTCCGACACCTACCGCCTCGGCGCCAGCATCGAGAACTGCGATCTCGTTGCTGTTAGAGGCTGCACCGAGCTTGAACCCGAGTGGTTCCAAGTTCTCAGAGATATTTACCGGAAGCCGGTTCTCCCGGTTGGTCAACTCCCAAGCTCGGGTTTCAACGGCGGCGATGAGAACGAGAACGACACGTGGCGAGGGATAAAGGAGTGGCTGGACAAGCAGGCGCATGGGAGAGTAGTGTACGTGGCATTCGGGAGCGAAGCGAAGCCGAGGCAAGAGGAAGTGAACGAGATCGCTCTTGGATTGGAGAAATCAGAGCTTCCGTTCTTTTGGGTGCTTAGGGTTCGGCGGGGAGCTTCCGACACGGAGGTTCTGAAACTGCCGGAGGGGTTCGAAGAGCGAACGAAGGGGAGGGGAGTGGTGTGGAGGGGTTGGGCGCCGCAGTTGAAGATATTGGGGCATGGAAGTGTTGGTGGGTTCTTGAGTCACTCTGGTTGGACTTCAGTGGTTGAGGCAGTTCAGAACGAAACACCGCTGGTGTTGCTTACGTTTCTTGCGGACCAAGGGATCAACGCCAGGGTGCTTGAGGAGAGGAAGATGGGTTACCCTGTGCCCCGAGACAAGTTAAACGGGTCGTTCACGAGTGACTCGGTTGCTCGTTCGGTGAGGCTGGTTGTGCTTGACGATGGTGGAAGGGTTTATAGGGACAATATTAAAGAGGTTAAAGACTTGTTTCTCAATAATCAAAGACAGCAAAAGTACATCCACCAATTACTATGCCACCTTCGTAGTCGTAGCCACCCGAAAAAGGGGGAACGCGTATTTCGAGATTGAATCTCATCATTATTATATGTTGCTCTAGTTTGAGGGAAAAGTTAGGAAAATTTTCACATGTATCACCCACTTTATTGGTATAGCAGTATAACATGTACGGATTGATGGCCAGTAAAATTTTGTCCTCTTGCATGGTATATATTGAGTAAAGATCTATAAAAGGGCAAAAAAAAAGGACGGCTAAGGTTAATAAATCTATGGCtaaataattatttgtattgGTAAGTTGCCACATTAGAATAAATTTTGAATGGCTGGAAGTTGAAGTTGATGGAAATggatcttttccaattttttcgACACTTGAAGAAATATAGTGtgattttttactattaattttataagtggggctaaaattaaatatgaaaaaaaagcaatgaaagaaaaattacaattgacactattcaatttttttttactaaaaaaaattcactCCCGAAATTGATGAATTCTGTAAACCAAGTGTATATGtacataaaatttattagtttgtaaataaaaaaataattaaataataaaataagttgaattattttttactaacaCTTATGCATGtctaaaaagaataaataattttttaattagtattCTAACTTCTAATACGTTATAATGATTCAAAAAAATAGATAggttatataattaattatttatctattctgcagaaaataataaataaagaataatatagtaaatttgtttttttaaattttttggtcgaaaaatttaattttcaacaaatttattttaattattaaatcagTTACTAAATTTATtacacaaattaatttttatgttaaattcggTATAAAATAGACAAATCAATctctattattatttaaaaaaatattaaaaaattatcaaaatttattattttttaccatTCCTTCATTATCAactcaattattttaatttaacttttttaatcTAGTAATCTAACAACATAATTTTAGACATTAATGATTAAGTGAtgacaaaaattaataaattctaatagttttttagtatttttcattttttctattatttaataaaaatatgaatatcTATATAgacaaataatttaatataaaaagtacTTTTTCTAACAAAATACACTACAAAAAAATATCGTTAAAATTGACGGCCAAATCGACAGCTAAGCCGTCGATAATATTAAAATTCGACGGTAAAATTAACGATAAAGATGGTCGCTATTAAActtgtcaatttttttaaaattctaataaaatcgATAGCGCTAGCCGtggataataatttaataaaatctacAGTATTTCTATCTAAAATACATTGGATTCTTTCTTTCATGCTGCTCAAAATTGTTTTGACTAATGgctaaatattaaaaaagaatagAACAATAATTATTACACTATATATGGTTAAAAAAGGATAATCTATCTATTACTACTAAACGAAAAGGACTTATGATTAGTACACATTGTTTTCCTTGTTGCCACTTGCCTGTAGATTTCATATTTCACAATTCTTATCATGCTTTAGTACACATTGTTTTTTTTTAGATATTGTAATTCGATAAGCCAACATCACTTACTTTACATCCTAATTTGTACATTTGAACTAACCAAATAATTTCCTTGGTTAGTAGTTTATAATTATGGTTACTCTTCTGTTTCTCATTGGGACAGATTATTAAGTATAGAGTTAACTAGTGTTGATTCAAATATAATATAAGGCagaaaaaaattgttattaGTCACCTAATATTTTTTCTACAATATTTACCTAATAACTACTTCATATTAGTAAAACATATACCATGTTCCGTATAACTACTTCATATTTACGTAATAATTTCGTTACAAATTGAAAGAAAGATTTCAGTAAGAATATCTATCATGTGATTCTTAAATATGGACCATGTGAGTATGAGAATTTATCATTAAGAGTGTTTCTGTTTTTAccaaatagagaaataaaatattttttaatgaaattatGGAATTATTAAACTTAGTCTTAGTTCTTAAAATAAAATGGAATCAGAATAAACATGCTAGGATTTTTAGATTTAGAAAACAGGATATTACAATTAGGTCAAGTTTACATTTAAAATAGAAGATTTCCAAATGAAACTGAAGTTGACTTGGAAAAGAGTTCAGTAACAGTCAGAAAATGATATCTGATTCTTGTAAGCTTGATTGAGAGAGAACGGAAAAGGACCAAAGTAGAAGAAACGACGGCGGAACTGCAGCAGCGGAGCGACAGGCGGCGCGAGCAAGAGAAGCAACAGTGGAGAGCGACAGCAGCACGGTAGCAACAGAGCACGACGGTGGCGCGAGCGAACAGAGTGACGGCGACGCAACCGTGACACCGACAGCAGAGAATGAGGGTTGGTAAATTTGGGGTAAAATGAGGGTTTGTGAGGAAATTAACAATATTTTTCTGAATTTGGAGCCGGGTTGGTGAGGAATGCAGAAAAGAAAAGGATAGAATGAGGGTTGGTGAGGAATTTGGGGTAAAATTGTGTTTCTGAACTTGGAGGGGGAAAGGGCGCGGGGTTGGTGTTTTCAGCAATAAAAATTAACGGTAGAGTTgtcaattttaatttgaaaaaaaagcaACATCTTTCGCGTCTATTTTATACGTTAAATCCACACCATTTATTAGATTTTAGAAAGCAATCTAGACCGTTCAAATTTATCGACGAAAATTTTGtcgatattttaaatataaaaatagacgTCACGGTAATACTCCTGGTTCGTCGACAATATGACGATAGTTAAAAAAGGTTTAATGTAGTATAAAAAAATCGACGGCTAGGCtgtcaattttattattttatttttaaatttctttttttaaaaatatcgaCAGCAAGCCGTCGAAAAATATCGACGAGAGAGATAGCCGTCAATTTTTTGCGTCGAAAAATACGTTTTTTCTTATAGTGATAGAATTTTAAAGAatgatttgataattaaaatttattaaaaaactaaaataatatttcatAAAAATGTCCTTAAATATCGATCCAGTCATAAATTAATTAGCACTAACTTACTATGACCAAGActagtaattttaatttgttcaaTCTAAGGCATGATGACAAATAATTTTACATCTTAAATAAAACcagtttaataaaattttattgaatcAAAGGTTATGTTTCATGTAAGGTGAACTTGCTCTATCTATAGTCATAAATATGAACaatgtttatttgttttcgtcAAAGgcaagtttttaattttttgtttgcaAATCCGCTACGTTACCAACAAGGAGTCTGCCAATTTCTGCTAATTTTATTAGGCTGGACccatcaaacaaaaaaaaaaaacaacccAATCATTCCAATTTAccctaatttaaaatttttcctCATCCTTTCCACCTAGTCCTTCTTCACCACCGCTATATGTTTCCTTTCCCCTCCCCCGTTGCTGAACCTCCCTACCACCGAGACGCGTTTCTAACCTCCTTCCGACGCTATTTCTGTCCGCTTGAAGAACGCTGCCCAGTGCCGCCTCTGCTTGAACCCGCGACGTCGCAACGCCAATACCATCATTCTGCCGGGACACGTGTAGTCCGCCACTGTCCTCACGACACGCCGACGCTTTTCCCCATCTTTCGTCGCGGGCTGCTGCTGCTCCTTCACTCCATTGTTCTCCAACAGGTTAGTATATGTTTAGGATTTTATCTAATAGATGTTAGATAATTCTCTGCACTGTCCTAGGATTCATAAACTAGGATTAGTAGTTCAATTGAgttgttctttaatttttgctgAATAACTGGATGTTCCTGTTTTTAATGAAGTTTACGTGTTTGACTTGCTGATTTAAACTGATTTTTTTATGGTATTGGTTCTGCCTGTGAGGCTGATTAATTTCTTAAAAGTTATTGAAAGGTGCTTCCTTTTCTACTATTATTGGCATCCTTTGATCAGGCTAGTTATGTTGAGTTCTTCTTATTCAGAAACCTTTATGTGTTACTGTCTTCATGCAATAGACAttgatttattttcttttggATCTTTTCTTTAATGGATGTGTCCTCTTTTAAAACTTACTTGAATGTGTCTTTAATTAATGTGTCTTTTGTTAGATGTGTCTTTAGTAGAGGTGTCTTCTgtttcaatttcatttttatgCACTTTTTCATGGTTTAGATTATACGTAATATTGTGAGTAACTAAATTTAATTGGTTTATCTCAATATTCCAAGTTTTTTGTTTGATTAATGGATGTTGCTATTGAATGGTTTTATGTCTTGTTGTAGTTGTACCTTGTACTTAGTTGATGCTTCCATGGTGGTTTGAGAGTTTCTGAAAAAAGAGAACTTGAGACttagattatttttttgtcaaattagtcttgatttaaaatttattgatttatAGGCTTTGACTGGCTTGAATTATGTAAAAGTATTTAAAGTTGCTCTTGGCATTGAGATTATGTTccttttgttgattttttttaaactgtGCGTCTAGTTGAAATGTGATTAATGGATAGACTAATTTTTTATAACTATATGTGGGTGGTTATTTTTGAGCtgtaattctattttaatttagcATTAATCGGAGTCTTTTATTGGATGTGTCTTTAATAGAGGTGTCTTTcgtttccatgatttagattttACGTGAAATTGTTAGTAACTGAATTTAATTAGTTTCGTTCAATGTTCCAAGTTTTTAGTTTGATTCATAGATGTTGCTATTGGATGACTTTATGTCATATTTGTAACACCCTATTATACAGTgttttacgcttaagtcgtagaACAGAGGTAGTGTGGTATTACAGACCTCTAAACagtaaaaatatacatataatactGAAAGAAATAACATACTAGGAGCCTTtagacgagtgagtgtgggggggggggtttcggctatcatccctatcatcgaaggcaaaaccgtgagaccttgtgtgccaaagcggacaatatcgtgctagcgggtgctCTGGGCTGTTACAATATTATTGTTGTATCTTGTACTTAGTTTTgagagtttttgaaaaagaagaactTGAGACTTAGATTATTTATTTGTCGAATTAGTCtttgtttaaaatttattgatttatAGGCTTTGAATGGTCTGAATTATGTAGAAATGTTTGAAGTTGCTCTTGGTACTGGACATTATGTTCCTCTTGTTGAGTTTTTTTTAACTGTGTGTAGTTGAAATGTGATTAATGGATAGACTAATTTTTCATAACTATATGTGGGAGGTTATTTTTTGAGCTAtgattctattttaatttagtattagttggatttttctgcTTTTGTTAAACACTTGTTTAAAACTTATATGGATGTGTCTTTAAAATATGTGTCTTCTATTTAAAATTTGTAGAGATGTGCCTTCTGTTTAAAACTTGTTCGGATGTATCTTTAATGGATATGTCTTTTATTGAATGTGTCTTTAATGGATGTGTCTTCTGTTTAAAACTAGCTTGAATATGTCTTTAATAGATGTGTCTTCTGATTAGAACTTTGATGTTGCTTTTCGAGACTTCtggacttttttttttatttcaggcctaggtttttcttctttgttggACTTATTAGTGCGTGTCTCTATTGAGACTCTTGTGGGATTTTTTTCTGGTGTGGATGTGTCTTCTCTGTTAGGACATTGGTGTGTCTATTTTGTATTTGTTAAACACTTGCACTATTGCATTGCAACTTTGTCATCATTTTCCTTTTTCTTGTGTGTTTATAGGGGAAGTATTCTCAAGATCAATGCTTTGTGCGGCCATCTGACACGGAGGATATTGTTTGCGTGTATGCCGAGGTATCTTCACAAGAAGTAGCAGATAGCCTAGCTAACTCCATGGCTAAACTTGTGGACTAATTCGTGGGTTGACGTGCGTCTTCTCTGCGTCCATCATATATATAAGAGCttgatttttcaaagttttgtaatcttgaagagaaaaaaatttcttaagaattttattttatagagCATTTTACCAATTGCTGAGATGACTCTCAATCAAATGATTATCCATTATCATACATGAACATGTTAGATCGGATTTTTCAATCCTTTGGATTTGGAAAAAAATTCTATTGTGATATATTAGAACCAATTGACTTAACTTTATCACATAGATTAGCAACATTAAGCATATTATACAGTTTTAGTAGAAAGATTATTGTTGAAGAGATTGTGAAAAACGTAACTATAGTCTATCTAATTACTTCATAGAATTCTAAATTATTCATAAGATACTTTATGAATTTGTATTTGCAAATATGGGCTTTACTAGTATATTCATGACCAAAGATAGTACATAATGCTACCAGAACTTAGCCTCAAGTTTTTGCTGTCTACTTAAAAGTAACATTGGTTATGTACTATATATTATTACAAATCGCCCCCTAAACAGAATTCAAGATGTACTACTTGCACAAGTAATTCATACTCAACAAGCACCAGCCTTGTCAAGTGTATCCAAAGCTACCATAATTTTGGATCATTATAATCCTTAATTAGAAAGGTAGGCTTTGCTTCCATCAGTAAATGCTCTGCATTCCGGTTGGTTATACCAATAACAAGCATCCCAGCAGCCACTTTAGCTTTGATCCGTGAGACAGAATCTTATGACAACAAATAGAATGAAAGTCAAATACAGAAGTTAAATTATTGATACCACAATCCAATAACATTTAGGTAAAGAACAAAAATCATTATGGCATAGAAGAATGCAGACCTCAATTATAAATGTGTGATCCTTTGATGCTTTGAGAGCTTCAAGACCTTTAAGGTAGAAGCTAAAGAGACTAACTACTCTTTTATGGAAGGCATAAGCTGAAAAGTACAACTCCAACCATATAATCAATCATATCTTAATTGCTCATGGAAGATAAATAACAGAAAAAGCTAGAATTCAATTTTCAACATAAAAAAGTAACATCTACAAATCAGGGGATCATACATGCttgaattcaattttcaatCCAAAGAAAGCTACATTTCAACACAAAAATATATTACAGACTTGAAAATATTGCTTATACCTTAAGATAATCACAATTTATgtcaattaaaaattaaagagttAAAAACACATTCTGAAACCTAAAACTTTCAATCAAATTTATAATATTCACATCTTTAATTCGgccaaattttcattatttttgacAGGGCAACAACTTCACAACAAAGGTCGAATCATATTCCAAGAATGATCGCATACCTAAATTTTCATTAGCAACAATATAACACAAAATCAACAAACAGTGCAAATTTCAAAATGAACCACCaactagaaaaaaataataaaatcataaattttgaCACACAGATTCACCGTCTGCCACATTCATCATTATAGTATATAATAGAAACATGTATATTGGAAcaaccaaaataattaaaaaatattaatttttaaattaacttagaggaaaaattaggaaatcggaaaagaaaaaataatagaagatgAATTGGCTCACCGGAAGGAAGTAGAAATGATTGAGAAGGTGGATACGAGAGAGATGGAGTGTGGTGCGGTGGTCGGCAACGATGCGAATCACGAGGGAAAGGGTGCTACAGTGGTCCTGTGGAGGAGGAAACAGAAGAGAGCGCGTTGCGGTAACGGAGTTGGTTGCGGAGGACACGGGCGTTGCGTAAAGGATCGTCGAGGTGGAGGCCGCAGTGGCGCAAATGCGGGCTTGGCCTTGGGTATGCGAGTCACGAGCGGCGAAGATAAGACAGGCGAACAACGTGGGTGCGAGTGATGCAGATCATCCGGCTGTGCGACGGAAGAGTAGCGACGTGTAGAGGTGGGAATGCAGCGGTTTGAGTGATGGGAGCCAGGACACTTCCGAAGCTGTGATGAGAAGGAGCGGAGATGTTTATGAAGAGGTTACTATTTTTCTAATCCTTATTTTTCAAATTCTATTtaatgttaattatttaaattttgtttttttaatttaaattaataattaattattgttgacAAATATTGAAAGACTCTAACTTGGTTACCAATacttttccttttgttattAGGATCTCTTCCACTACTAAGTAGAATAGATAATACATTAGTAATGAATTAATCATTATATTAATGATAGTAAAATTTTATGATAGTAAAATTCGCATGatgcacaaaaaaaattataatataaatttaaaaatgtcatattatttataaattaataaaataatatataaaaaatactaaatttaaaaatattgtaCAAAGTATTAATTTTGcgatttgtatatatattttttgtgactTGTATATAATTCAATATAGTTATTCAAATAGAAGAAAATATAAAgtgaaatattatatatttaaaaaaagaaataggTATTTGATATTGTAATCATACAAAGTTACATATtcattttatattatttgtaattAACAGATTTATTAGTCTTTTTACGTagtatttgttttattttttttatttttgggtttcCTATTGaagtttttgtttgtttttcctCACATGTTTTTGTAGAAAtgagatttttctaaaatattaatttgtttgagttttgtactatcttttttattttacccTTGTATATAAGTTTTTCATTTGatgatatctcttggattcttttatattttttcttttgtagtaTCTTAATTAATATGCGATTTTCGtctaaaaatattagtatttatgttagtttttatacttttttaagAAATAGAAACTTTATTTAAATAAACATTATAAATGATATTTTGAATAAGAGAACTTTTTTAgtattatctattttatttatcaaaatagaGTAAGGGATCTTTAAAATTACATAATAAATATAAGAATAGTAAtagatctttttattttataaaaggattaaaaaatatttcaaataaaaatagaaagattaaaaggtaatttaattaattaagatgTACTAATTACCCACTTAATAAACTGACGTgggataatattaaaaaaactaaaaaactaaCAATGCATTTAGAGACTACAATTAAAAAAGAACGACAGATGTTCTGACGCAACTCGACAATCTTCGGCCATCATAGATGCGAGCATGAAACAGAATTGTCGAACACACTTTAGGAGAACCAGGATGAGAGTTTTGAACATGCAGCGACAGCGGAGGAAAGGCGTGCGACAGCAAAAAGGTGGTGGTTGAATCACCATCACCAATAGCGAGAAGAAAGAGATGGAGACACCGAACGGAAATGGCAACAGAAGGGGTTGGCAATGGTCGACCTGGAGATGTTGACAAAGTCATGGGCTGCGCCGACGGTGGTTTAGTGGCTACGGAGTTCTGAGTGCCTTTTTCAATGTTTTGCGTTCTAATATACAGattataatgaataaaaaatatacattacatacttaattagttatttattatgcatgaaacaataaaataagagtaatatattaaatcaattttttaaatttttttggccGAAAAGTTTAAtctttaacaaattttaattattaaattggttattaaatttttattttgttagataaattaatttttactttaaattttactaaaaaGTTAGATAAATTAATCTCAAttattatttgataaaaattaaacatttttATAGCCCAATAATGTAATATAAGgattattttttaacaaaatcaaattttaaaaaataacttgataattaaaatttactaaaaataaaaatatttttagttttttttcatCAATAAAATTCTACATCCAAATCATTTAGTCAACCAAGTCCAACTAAATTGCTATAACCTAATTCAGCTCCACGTGCCACAATCTCTAACCTTTTGACTTAATGCGCGACTATATATAACTGCTTTTTCTATGCagatttcatttttttttcaaattttctcaaCGTTTTTTGCATTCTCTATGTTCTCTTCCTTCTCTGTGTTCTCTTCCTTCACAATCAATGCTCATTGATctgatttgaagatttggaccaaatttttttgaaatcaagctGTGAAATCAGGTTTGAACATGTATTTCGTTTTCGAAGACAATGAATGATGCAAGTTCACACTGTCAGTTGAACTATGATgaattagattattattttgaaacGAATTAAGTGGATTTGGTTTGGTTCAAACCTCGTTAATGTAGTTTATTAATAGTTGATGTTGGTGCAGTTGTTTTGTCTACGAGTTGAATAATTTCGTTTTTctttgtaaaaattagtattcATGGTCaaaggtttgaatttgaatgtaatgTTAGAGTTTTGAAATGttttttgagatgaatctatttgttactgttcataccctgacccaagCGAATAAGAGCCATGCccaataaatacaaattaaaaagcCCACCAATAAAGGTGGACCTCGCCACACACCCGACCTCTTTGAAGAGGTCAGACAGAAACATACATGCCCAGATCTACTTGACTAAATAAGTAACTGCCTCCTTAAACCTCTTTAACCGACTATGTCTCCTCTAGAAGGTAGATCCCAACAAACCTCCAAGATAAAAGGGAACGCTTATCTATCAGAAAAGATGGAACTACTCCAACAAAGGTGGTTATCTctactactataaatacactgccATCCCCTAGGTATAACTCACGCTCTagtctactaaaaacctgctcaaagcccttgctaacttaagcatcggagtctcttgcaggtaccacctcCACCTCCTCACGAGGAACTCGGACAGGCGAGACATCGACATCACAAGTCGGACGCTGCCACTCAAGGGGATCTAAACCTCACGTTCATGCCCAAATCAACGTTTTAGGTAACCCTTGGAACAGTTACGTTTAATGGTAGTTTCAGGGCATTTTGAAACACCATTTGGTGTAATATAGAGTTGTTTTTGATGTTGTGCTTATAAATTTTTGCGGTATTTTTTTGTCCGTTTGTCCCAAAGATTAAGATGAATTTTAACACGCTTAAAGAAGAAGTTGCTGttgttttttcttctccttctctttttttctcatttttctctttcatcatcgTTATTGTTATCATTGTTGTCttcttttttatatgtataacaattcaaattcaaaatgcACCGAAACTTCTTAATGATGATGACACACAAAAGAAActcaatttaaaataaattcagACTACAAGTACGTCTTATTTAAATCTAGAATGCACCACAATTACTTAATGATCT is a window from the Arachis stenosperma cultivar V10309 chromosome 3, arast.V10309.gnm1.PFL2, whole genome shotgun sequence genome containing:
- the LOC130967807 gene encoding UDP-glycosyltransferase 91A1-like, producing MVFPDPLLHVDYSAIMARDDEKLHIVIFPWLAFGHIIPNLELAKHIAQKGHKVSFVSTTRNIERLPKPPPNLASLITYVKLPLPKVDNLPENAEATADVPYDVVQYLKKAYDALQHPFSHYLESSNADWIFYDFAAFWVPSLASRFGMKTVFYSIFTPPFMAFMGPASYMIDNDPIRTKPENFTVPPPWVPFSSTVAFHYYEIMRIVDSVSDNDSGTSDTYRLGASIENCDLVAVRGCTELEPEWFQVLRDIYRKPVLPVGQLPSSGFNGGDENENDTWRGIKEWLDKQAHGRVVYVAFGSEAKPRQEEVNEIALGLEKSELPFFWVLRVRRGASDTEVLKLPEGFEERTKGRGVVWRGWAPQLKILGHGSVGGFLSHSGWTSVVEAVQNETPLVLLTFLADQGINARVLEERKMGYPVPRDKLNGSFTSDSVARSVRLVVLDDGGRVYRDNIKEVKDLFLNNQRQQKYIHQLLCHLRSRSHPKKGERVFRD